Proteins found in one Oncorhynchus keta strain PuntledgeMale-10-30-2019 chromosome 2, Oket_V2, whole genome shotgun sequence genomic segment:
- the LOC118402199 gene encoding protein FAM83H-like isoform X1, which yields MAHRSQCSSAGDNPLDPKYLPSHFREEYRLAIDALVEDDLEGYYEFLQSADVVDFLSRQEIEHIRCTVQIPYKSTQPELPYVESEGDGSSDTYWPVHSDLDAPGLDLGWPQQHHFIGPTEVTTLVNPSEPDMPSIKAQARRLIKNAQQVIAVVMDTFTDVDIFADILDAAMRSVAVYIILDEQNAHHFTTMASNCRVNLESIQFMRVRTVSGITYRCRSGKSFKGQMLDRFLLTDCRAVLSGNYSFMWSFEKIHRCMAHLFLGQLVTTFDEEFRILFAQSQPLVPENVLVPVPDYSNLSDSQYSTDRTPLFRDPRKFLPIESSRPKEWARHSFDDQKRMPPGRHEHIHRSLDEGALDMHRNKYSSQQFRIEQQYFMEQGHPMIQSNTMDFAGSKRHSYAEGTYARHSSSQFMQHQAMHNFEEGMATQSRKIHREQHHYQRTGPEPGYGSYDQFRDQGYPPMDQYSESGYPHGIEIEPPDNYDPVVNYLSSSKLAMEMGHGSDKLSHPGEGPFCHSNAKRLSVGHPYACQTSPTQQNLSEQKQFFVGSGSDRKTQDPSAKQGMRDWRISSYLSAYDDAGEEDISQPFGNDPFEEPLNPSQGIIFAPLLSDSKFNAKELPKIAGLRLKTTHPEHSRTPDIIVSMATDEGDKSEDMDVKEPKREESFRRRFNPAIQRTSRLRSSLIFSSQLEQHISQELNLTSGQHCEETANEEDDQSRFSLTAQILGKRRSITREPFQWRCNKPATVDNSTIESLKFEDITTDAGDKELQNNPPLGTNMASSKEQPKPDHEGESKMVQCAHPSKSAQIEQPKTIQTEHLPSSLSNTLYIDMNDPDSRFKFFKELAAKRKAAKASESESSAEKAPLNPVTPFDLKTKDEVTSVQPTLPVAPLNPADTSTKKPSTSTEGPLNPEDTSNKKIATSTEALGNPADTSTNKTSTSTETPPIPADTSTNKTATSTETPPNPADTSTNKTATSTETPPNPADTSNKKPATSTQTSSETLETSPVSQGNKASMATNSSLHLDVKDKASKNKEPEELNLPKSDSKTFLIRRLSCDDGLLRVSMDAEKIELKNSQNQSVSEVNTRDKSAFLERTSKERIFNITPKEFSSYKLSPKEPNSSNPASKELSPSLPLTLTEVSSLLSPTSTSFSLANLTSFKHATKYLSSALTPTLNESSSSKQKLLSSKPVTVESNKPLSLTQSESSVSSHPIPSKSSTSAHTIPLQSSPPIIPGPVEPVVSPKPDKTDSKESLSPTPMQSCSSSIPAPATKLSLRLSSTQTKSSSLPTSTLVGSTSSTPIDSNISPNPSTKDSLFTIATTELKSPSPKTNPIKSYSSPSPGQDEFVLSPKPSKTASNSDPKPTTAELNDFPNSSLPSPKHFTEQANKSPILTPTQSSSSSNPTTREPNPLPNNTPTEPGASPDHTPTDSSASSNPTQTKSHSSPMSASGGSVLFPMSGQTKSITSPNLTPTEYCSSPNHTPTESTSPFNQVLVESNPSSNSNPTHSTASHDTVPVPSVIVDNSKKGKLSNLIKEQKAGSSPAAKGDKKEGDAEIMSKTAPGESASHGPQSPDETKENDSTMKPESPTDQTNPISPPVKQAKVSQSHYHSSTANVLSSSNLRDDTKLLLGQISANSQSRTEFTIESAVTDDAKQDEADRGVSGKEEESAQGQSRGPTRTSQEREKLLQRIESMRKERKVYSRFEMPP from the exons GTGATTGCTGTGGTAATGGACACCTTCACAGATGTGGACATCTTTGCTGATATTCTGGATGCTGCCATGCGAAGTGTTGCCGTGTATATCATTCTGGATGAACAGAATGCACACCACTTTACTACCATGGCTTCCAACTGCCGGGTCAATCTAGAGAGCATTCAA TTCATGCGTGTCAGAACTGTGTCAGGCATCACCTATCGATGTCGCTCTGGAAAGTCTTTCAAGGGTCAAATGCTGGATCGCTTCTTGCTGACAGACTGCAGGGCTGTCCTGAGTGGAAACTATAG CTTCATGTGGTCTTTTGAGAAGATTCACCGTTGCATGGCTCACCTCTTTCTTGGACAGCTTGTGACTACTTTTGATGAGGAGTTCCGAATTCTGTTTGCACAGTCCCAACCTTTGGTACCTGAAAATGTCCTTGTTCCAGTGCCAGACTACAGCAATTTATCTGACAGCCAATACAGCACTGATAGGACACCATTGTTCAGAGATCCCAGAAAGTTCCTGCCCATAGAGAGCTCTCGTCCTAAAGAATGGGCCAGACATTCCTTTGATGATCAGAAAAGAATGCCCCCTGGAAGGCACGAGCACATCCACAGATCACTAGATGAGGGTGCACTAGATATGCACAGAAACAAGTACTCCTCACAGCAATTTAGAATAGAGCAGCAGTATTTTATGGAGCAAGGTCACCCTATGATACAGTCGAACACAATGGATTTTGCTGGCTCTAAAAGGCACAGTTATGCAGAGGGCACTTATGCCAGACACTCCTCCTCTCAATTCATGCAGCACCAAGCCATGCACAACTTTGAGGAGGGTATGGCAACCCAGAGCAGGAAGATACATAGGGAACAGCATCACTACCAGAGAACAGGGCCAGAGCCTGGTTATGGTAGCTACGATCAATTCAGGGACCAAGGGTACCCTCCGATGGATCAGTATTCTGAGTCTGGGTACCCACATGGAATAGAGATAGAGCCACCAGACAACTATGACCCTGTAGTGAATTATTTATCATCATCGAAACTTGCTATGGAGATGGGCCATGGCTCAGACAAATTATCACATCCAGGAGAGGGTCCCTTTTGTCATTCAAATGCAAAAAGACTGAGCGTGGGCCATCCTTATGCCTGTCAGACCTCCCCAACACAACAAAACCTGTCTGAACAGAAGCAGTTTTTTGTTGGGTCTGGTTCGGACCGTAAAACACAGGATCCCAGTGCAAAGCAGGGGATGCGAGATTGGAGGATCAGCTCATACCTCAGTGCATATGATGATGCCGGGGAAGAAGACATTTCACAGCCTTTTGGAAATGATCCCTTTGAAGAGCCCCTTAATCCCTCACAAGGAATAATATTTGCTCCACTTTTATCAGATTCCAAGTTTAATGCCAAAGAGTTACCCAAGATTGCAGGGCTCAGGTTAAAGACCACACACCCAGAACATTCAAGAACACCAGATATTATTGTTAGCATGGCAACAGATGAAGGTGACAAATCAGAGGATATGGATGTAAAAGAGCCCAAAAGAGAAGAGTCATTCCGTAGGAGGTTCAACCCTGCTATCCAAAGGACCTCAAGGCTAAGATCCTCACTAATCTTCAGCTCACAACTAGAACAACATATCTCTCAAGAACTGAACCTTACCTCAGGCCAACATTGTGAGGAAACTGCCAATGAGGAAGATGACCAATCTAGATTTTCCTTGACCGCTCAGATTTTGGGAAAACGAAGATCCATAACAAGAGAACCTTTTCAATGGAGATGTAATAAGCCAGCAACAGTTGATAATTCAACCATAGAGTCTTTGAAATTTGAGGACATCACTACAGATGCCGGTGATAAGGAATTGCAAAATAATCCTCCTTTGGGCACCAACATGGCTTCTTCAAAGGAACAACCTAAACCTGACCATGAAGGAGAAAGCAAAATGGTACAATGTGCACATCCATCCAAATCTGCTCAAATTGAGCAACCCAAAACCATACAAACAGAACACCTGCCATCTTCATTGAGCAATACATTATATATAGATATGAATGATCCAGACAGTAGGTTCAAGTTTTTTAAAGAGTTGGCTGCCAAACGAAAAGCTGCAAAAGCTTCAGAGTCTGAGAGCAGCGCTGAAAAAGCTCCTCTAAATCCAGTGACTCCATTTGACTTGAAAACAAAGGACGAAGTCACAAGTGTACAACCTACTCTTCCAGTGGCTCCACTAAATCCAGCAGATACTTCCACCAAAAAGCCATCTACATCAACAGAGGGACCTCTTAACCCAGAAGATACATCAAACAAAAAGATAGCAACATCAACAGAGGCCCTAGGTAATCCAGCAGATACTTCAACAAACaagacatcaacatcaacagaGACCCCACCTATTCCAGCAGATACTTCAACAAACAAGACAGCAACATCAACAGAGACCCCACCTAATCCAGCAGATACTTCAACAAACAAGACAGCAACATCAACAGAGACCCCACCTAATCCAGCAGATACTTCCAACAAAAAGCCAGCTACATCAACACAGACCTCTTCAGAAACACTGGAGACCTCACCTGTCTCACAGGGGAATAAAGCATCCATGGCAACAAATAGCTCATTACATCTTGATGTCAAAGACAAGGCTTCTAAAAATAAAGAACCGGAAGAACTTAATCTTCCCAAAAGTGACTCCAAAACATTCCTCATTCGTAGATTATCTTGTGACGATGGGCTACTTAGAGTCTCTATGGATGCTGAGAAGATTGAGCTGAAGAACAGTCAGAACCAAAGTGTGTCTGAAGTTAACACAAGAGATAAAAGTGCATTTCTTGAGCGCACCTCAAAAGAGCGTATCTTTAACATCACCCCAAAGGAGTTTAGTTCATATAAACTATCACCAAAGGAACCAAATTCTTCAAATCCTGCTTCAAAGGAGCTGAGCCCATCTCTTCCACTCACCCTAACAGAAGTTAGCTCGTTGTTATCTCCAACATCAACGAGTTTCAGTTTAGCTAATCTCACTTCGTTTAAACATGCCACAAAATATTTGAGCTCAGCCCTTACCCCCACCCTTAATGAGTCCAGTTCATCAAAGCAGAAATTACTATCCTCTAAACCAGTCACAGTAGAGTCCAACAAACCTCTGAGCCTCACCCAATCCGAATCAAGTGTCTCTTCTCATCCCATTCCATCAAAATCCAGCACCTCTGCTCATACCATCCCATTGCAATCAAGTCCCCCCATTATTCCTGGTCCAGTTGAGCCAGTTGTGTCTCCCAAGCCTGACAAAACTGATTCCAAGGAATCTCTTAGCCCTACCCCAATGCAATCTTGCTCGTCCTCAATCCCTGCCCCTGCAACAAAACTTAGCCTTCGGCTAAGCTCTACCCAAACAAAATCCAGTTCCTTACCTACATCCACCTTAGTTGGGTCCACTTCATCAACACCAATAGACTCTAACATCTCTCCCAATCCCTCCACAAAGGATTCATTGTTTACAATTGCCACAACTGAGTTGAAGTCACCCTCTCCAAAGACCAACCCAATAAAATCCTACTCCTCTCCTAGTCCTGGCCAAGATGAGTTTGTTTTATCCCCCAAACCCTCCAAAACAGCATCCAACTCTGATCCAAAGCCCACCACAGCAGAGTTGAATGACTTTCCCAACTCCTCACTTCCATCGCCAAAGCATTTCACGGAACAAGCCAACAAATCTCCCATCCTAACACCAACACAATCTAGTTCTTCTTCCAATCCAACAACAAGAGAACCCAACCCTCTTCCTAACAACACCCCAACAGAACCAGGTGCATCTCCTGACCACACCCCAACAGATTCAAGTGCATCTTCTAACCCTACCCAAACAAAATCACATTCCTCCCCTATGTCTGCGTCAGGTGGATCAGTTTTGTTCCCAATGTCTGGCCAAACAAAATCTATCACTTCTCCAAACCTCACCCCAACAGAATATTGTTCCTCTCCTAATCATACCCCAACGGAGTCTACCTCACCATTCAACCAAGTCCTTGTAGAATCCAACCCATCAAGTAACTCAAACCCAACTCATTCCACTGCCTCTCATGACACTGTCCCAGTTCCATCCGTCATTGTGGATAACAGTAAGAAGGGCAAACTAAGTAACCTTATCAAGGAGCAAAAAGCTGGAAGTTCTCCTGCCGCTAAAGGTGACAAGAAAGAAGGTGATGCTGAGATAATGAGCAAAACTGCTCCTGGAGAATCCGCCTCCCATGGACCTCAGAGTCCTGATGAAACCAAAGAGAATGATAGCACTATGAAACCAGAGAGCCCTACAGATCAAACTAATCCCATATCACCCCCAGTGAAGCAAGCTAAAGTAAGCCAGTCCCACTACCATTCATCTACTGCCAATGTACTCTCAAGCAGCAACCTAAGAGATGACACAAAGCTCCTTTTAGGGCAGATTTCTGCTAACAGCCAGAGCCGGACAGAATTCACTATAGAATCTGCTGTCACTGATGATGCCAAACAGGATGAGGCTGACCGGGGTGTTAGTGGTAAGGAGGAAGAATCAGCCCAAGGACAGAGCAGAGGCCCGACTAGAACTTCTCAGGAGCGGGAGAAGCTACTTCAGAGAATCGAGAGCATGCGGAAGGAGAGGAAAGTATACAGCCGCTTTGAG ATGCCGCCTTAA
- the LOC118402199 gene encoding protein FAM83H-like isoform X2 → MRFSLIGEYVSKEGLNSCKQPKLKPWTYSIHEESQLSHKVIAVVMDTFTDVDIFADILDAAMRSVAVYIILDEQNAHHFTTMASNCRVNLESIQFMRVRTVSGITYRCRSGKSFKGQMLDRFLLTDCRAVLSGNYSFMWSFEKIHRCMAHLFLGQLVTTFDEEFRILFAQSQPLVPENVLVPVPDYSNLSDSQYSTDRTPLFRDPRKFLPIESSRPKEWARHSFDDQKRMPPGRHEHIHRSLDEGALDMHRNKYSSQQFRIEQQYFMEQGHPMIQSNTMDFAGSKRHSYAEGTYARHSSSQFMQHQAMHNFEEGMATQSRKIHREQHHYQRTGPEPGYGSYDQFRDQGYPPMDQYSESGYPHGIEIEPPDNYDPVVNYLSSSKLAMEMGHGSDKLSHPGEGPFCHSNAKRLSVGHPYACQTSPTQQNLSEQKQFFVGSGSDRKTQDPSAKQGMRDWRISSYLSAYDDAGEEDISQPFGNDPFEEPLNPSQGIIFAPLLSDSKFNAKELPKIAGLRLKTTHPEHSRTPDIIVSMATDEGDKSEDMDVKEPKREESFRRRFNPAIQRTSRLRSSLIFSSQLEQHISQELNLTSGQHCEETANEEDDQSRFSLTAQILGKRRSITREPFQWRCNKPATVDNSTIESLKFEDITTDAGDKELQNNPPLGTNMASSKEQPKPDHEGESKMVQCAHPSKSAQIEQPKTIQTEHLPSSLSNTLYIDMNDPDSRFKFFKELAAKRKAAKASESESSAEKAPLNPVTPFDLKTKDEVTSVQPTLPVAPLNPADTSTKKPSTSTEGPLNPEDTSNKKIATSTEALGNPADTSTNKTSTSTETPPIPADTSTNKTATSTETPPNPADTSTNKTATSTETPPNPADTSNKKPATSTQTSSETLETSPVSQGNKASMATNSSLHLDVKDKASKNKEPEELNLPKSDSKTFLIRRLSCDDGLLRVSMDAEKIELKNSQNQSVSEVNTRDKSAFLERTSKERIFNITPKEFSSYKLSPKEPNSSNPASKELSPSLPLTLTEVSSLLSPTSTSFSLANLTSFKHATKYLSSALTPTLNESSSSKQKLLSSKPVTVESNKPLSLTQSESSVSSHPIPSKSSTSAHTIPLQSSPPIIPGPVEPVVSPKPDKTDSKESLSPTPMQSCSSSIPAPATKLSLRLSSTQTKSSSLPTSTLVGSTSSTPIDSNISPNPSTKDSLFTIATTELKSPSPKTNPIKSYSSPSPGQDEFVLSPKPSKTASNSDPKPTTAELNDFPNSSLPSPKHFTEQANKSPILTPTQSSSSSNPTTREPNPLPNNTPTEPGASPDHTPTDSSASSNPTQTKSHSSPMSASGGSVLFPMSGQTKSITSPNLTPTEYCSSPNHTPTESTSPFNQVLVESNPSSNSNPTHSTASHDTVPVPSVIVDNSKKGKLSNLIKEQKAGSSPAAKGDKKEGDAEIMSKTAPGESASHGPQSPDETKENDSTMKPESPTDQTNPISPPVKQAKVSQSHYHSSTANVLSSSNLRDDTKLLLGQISANSQSRTEFTIESAVTDDAKQDEADRGVSGKEEESAQGQSRGPTRTSQEREKLLQRIESMRKERKVYSRFEMPP, encoded by the exons GTGATTGCTGTGGTAATGGACACCTTCACAGATGTGGACATCTTTGCTGATATTCTGGATGCTGCCATGCGAAGTGTTGCCGTGTATATCATTCTGGATGAACAGAATGCACACCACTTTACTACCATGGCTTCCAACTGCCGGGTCAATCTAGAGAGCATTCAA TTCATGCGTGTCAGAACTGTGTCAGGCATCACCTATCGATGTCGCTCTGGAAAGTCTTTCAAGGGTCAAATGCTGGATCGCTTCTTGCTGACAGACTGCAGGGCTGTCCTGAGTGGAAACTATAG CTTCATGTGGTCTTTTGAGAAGATTCACCGTTGCATGGCTCACCTCTTTCTTGGACAGCTTGTGACTACTTTTGATGAGGAGTTCCGAATTCTGTTTGCACAGTCCCAACCTTTGGTACCTGAAAATGTCCTTGTTCCAGTGCCAGACTACAGCAATTTATCTGACAGCCAATACAGCACTGATAGGACACCATTGTTCAGAGATCCCAGAAAGTTCCTGCCCATAGAGAGCTCTCGTCCTAAAGAATGGGCCAGACATTCCTTTGATGATCAGAAAAGAATGCCCCCTGGAAGGCACGAGCACATCCACAGATCACTAGATGAGGGTGCACTAGATATGCACAGAAACAAGTACTCCTCACAGCAATTTAGAATAGAGCAGCAGTATTTTATGGAGCAAGGTCACCCTATGATACAGTCGAACACAATGGATTTTGCTGGCTCTAAAAGGCACAGTTATGCAGAGGGCACTTATGCCAGACACTCCTCCTCTCAATTCATGCAGCACCAAGCCATGCACAACTTTGAGGAGGGTATGGCAACCCAGAGCAGGAAGATACATAGGGAACAGCATCACTACCAGAGAACAGGGCCAGAGCCTGGTTATGGTAGCTACGATCAATTCAGGGACCAAGGGTACCCTCCGATGGATCAGTATTCTGAGTCTGGGTACCCACATGGAATAGAGATAGAGCCACCAGACAACTATGACCCTGTAGTGAATTATTTATCATCATCGAAACTTGCTATGGAGATGGGCCATGGCTCAGACAAATTATCACATCCAGGAGAGGGTCCCTTTTGTCATTCAAATGCAAAAAGACTGAGCGTGGGCCATCCTTATGCCTGTCAGACCTCCCCAACACAACAAAACCTGTCTGAACAGAAGCAGTTTTTTGTTGGGTCTGGTTCGGACCGTAAAACACAGGATCCCAGTGCAAAGCAGGGGATGCGAGATTGGAGGATCAGCTCATACCTCAGTGCATATGATGATGCCGGGGAAGAAGACATTTCACAGCCTTTTGGAAATGATCCCTTTGAAGAGCCCCTTAATCCCTCACAAGGAATAATATTTGCTCCACTTTTATCAGATTCCAAGTTTAATGCCAAAGAGTTACCCAAGATTGCAGGGCTCAGGTTAAAGACCACACACCCAGAACATTCAAGAACACCAGATATTATTGTTAGCATGGCAACAGATGAAGGTGACAAATCAGAGGATATGGATGTAAAAGAGCCCAAAAGAGAAGAGTCATTCCGTAGGAGGTTCAACCCTGCTATCCAAAGGACCTCAAGGCTAAGATCCTCACTAATCTTCAGCTCACAACTAGAACAACATATCTCTCAAGAACTGAACCTTACCTCAGGCCAACATTGTGAGGAAACTGCCAATGAGGAAGATGACCAATCTAGATTTTCCTTGACCGCTCAGATTTTGGGAAAACGAAGATCCATAACAAGAGAACCTTTTCAATGGAGATGTAATAAGCCAGCAACAGTTGATAATTCAACCATAGAGTCTTTGAAATTTGAGGACATCACTACAGATGCCGGTGATAAGGAATTGCAAAATAATCCTCCTTTGGGCACCAACATGGCTTCTTCAAAGGAACAACCTAAACCTGACCATGAAGGAGAAAGCAAAATGGTACAATGTGCACATCCATCCAAATCTGCTCAAATTGAGCAACCCAAAACCATACAAACAGAACACCTGCCATCTTCATTGAGCAATACATTATATATAGATATGAATGATCCAGACAGTAGGTTCAAGTTTTTTAAAGAGTTGGCTGCCAAACGAAAAGCTGCAAAAGCTTCAGAGTCTGAGAGCAGCGCTGAAAAAGCTCCTCTAAATCCAGTGACTCCATTTGACTTGAAAACAAAGGACGAAGTCACAAGTGTACAACCTACTCTTCCAGTGGCTCCACTAAATCCAGCAGATACTTCCACCAAAAAGCCATCTACATCAACAGAGGGACCTCTTAACCCAGAAGATACATCAAACAAAAAGATAGCAACATCAACAGAGGCCCTAGGTAATCCAGCAGATACTTCAACAAACaagacatcaacatcaacagaGACCCCACCTATTCCAGCAGATACTTCAACAAACAAGACAGCAACATCAACAGAGACCCCACCTAATCCAGCAGATACTTCAACAAACAAGACAGCAACATCAACAGAGACCCCACCTAATCCAGCAGATACTTCCAACAAAAAGCCAGCTACATCAACACAGACCTCTTCAGAAACACTGGAGACCTCACCTGTCTCACAGGGGAATAAAGCATCCATGGCAACAAATAGCTCATTACATCTTGATGTCAAAGACAAGGCTTCTAAAAATAAAGAACCGGAAGAACTTAATCTTCCCAAAAGTGACTCCAAAACATTCCTCATTCGTAGATTATCTTGTGACGATGGGCTACTTAGAGTCTCTATGGATGCTGAGAAGATTGAGCTGAAGAACAGTCAGAACCAAAGTGTGTCTGAAGTTAACACAAGAGATAAAAGTGCATTTCTTGAGCGCACCTCAAAAGAGCGTATCTTTAACATCACCCCAAAGGAGTTTAGTTCATATAAACTATCACCAAAGGAACCAAATTCTTCAAATCCTGCTTCAAAGGAGCTGAGCCCATCTCTTCCACTCACCCTAACAGAAGTTAGCTCGTTGTTATCTCCAACATCAACGAGTTTCAGTTTAGCTAATCTCACTTCGTTTAAACATGCCACAAAATATTTGAGCTCAGCCCTTACCCCCACCCTTAATGAGTCCAGTTCATCAAAGCAGAAATTACTATCCTCTAAACCAGTCACAGTAGAGTCCAACAAACCTCTGAGCCTCACCCAATCCGAATCAAGTGTCTCTTCTCATCCCATTCCATCAAAATCCAGCACCTCTGCTCATACCATCCCATTGCAATCAAGTCCCCCCATTATTCCTGGTCCAGTTGAGCCAGTTGTGTCTCCCAAGCCTGACAAAACTGATTCCAAGGAATCTCTTAGCCCTACCCCAATGCAATCTTGCTCGTCCTCAATCCCTGCCCCTGCAACAAAACTTAGCCTTCGGCTAAGCTCTACCCAAACAAAATCCAGTTCCTTACCTACATCCACCTTAGTTGGGTCCACTTCATCAACACCAATAGACTCTAACATCTCTCCCAATCCCTCCACAAAGGATTCATTGTTTACAATTGCCACAACTGAGTTGAAGTCACCCTCTCCAAAGACCAACCCAATAAAATCCTACTCCTCTCCTAGTCCTGGCCAAGATGAGTTTGTTTTATCCCCCAAACCCTCCAAAACAGCATCCAACTCTGATCCAAAGCCCACCACAGCAGAGTTGAATGACTTTCCCAACTCCTCACTTCCATCGCCAAAGCATTTCACGGAACAAGCCAACAAATCTCCCATCCTAACACCAACACAATCTAGTTCTTCTTCCAATCCAACAACAAGAGAACCCAACCCTCTTCCTAACAACACCCCAACAGAACCAGGTGCATCTCCTGACCACACCCCAACAGATTCAAGTGCATCTTCTAACCCTACCCAAACAAAATCACATTCCTCCCCTATGTCTGCGTCAGGTGGATCAGTTTTGTTCCCAATGTCTGGCCAAACAAAATCTATCACTTCTCCAAACCTCACCCCAACAGAATATTGTTCCTCTCCTAATCATACCCCAACGGAGTCTACCTCACCATTCAACCAAGTCCTTGTAGAATCCAACCCATCAAGTAACTCAAACCCAACTCATTCCACTGCCTCTCATGACACTGTCCCAGTTCCATCCGTCATTGTGGATAACAGTAAGAAGGGCAAACTAAGTAACCTTATCAAGGAGCAAAAAGCTGGAAGTTCTCCTGCCGCTAAAGGTGACAAGAAAGAAGGTGATGCTGAGATAATGAGCAAAACTGCTCCTGGAGAATCCGCCTCCCATGGACCTCAGAGTCCTGATGAAACCAAAGAGAATGATAGCACTATGAAACCAGAGAGCCCTACAGATCAAACTAATCCCATATCACCCCCAGTGAAGCAAGCTAAAGTAAGCCAGTCCCACTACCATTCATCTACTGCCAATGTACTCTCAAGCAGCAACCTAAGAGATGACACAAAGCTCCTTTTAGGGCAGATTTCTGCTAACAGCCAGAGCCGGACAGAATTCACTATAGAATCTGCTGTCACTGATGATGCCAAACAGGATGAGGCTGACCGGGGTGTTAGTGGTAAGGAGGAAGAATCAGCCCAAGGACAGAGCAGAGGCCCGACTAGAACTTCTCAGGAGCGGGAGAAGCTACTTCAGAGAATCGAGAGCATGCGGAAGGAGAGGAAAGTATACAGCCGCTTTGAG ATGCCGCCTTAA